TCAATCTTAAAACAAAACTGAATTTACTATAGGGTTGAAAATTTTCTTAATTTAAGCGATAATAAATTTAAGATTTAGAAATTAAAAATTGGAAATTTGTCATTATCATTATGCCAATTACCAAATCAGCTAAAAAAGCGTTGCGGCAAAACAAAAAAAGGCGAGTCAGAAATGTCGCTAAAAAGCAAAAAATTAAAGCTCTGAAAAAAGAGTATTTGTCCTTGACTAAAACGCAGGATTTAACCAGGGCTAAAGAAAAAATCAGCCAGCTTTATAAATCAATTGACAAAGCGGCAAAAACCAAAACAATCCATAAAAACAAAGCGGCGAGGCTGAAGAGCCGACTTTCTAAAAAAGCAGTCAGCCCCAAAAGCTGAAGCGGAAATAAAATCAACTTAAGATAAGCAGAAAATCTTTAATCCTTCCTGGACGGTCAATCTCCCGGTTTTTATTTTTGCTTCAAGCTCTAATAATTTTTTTAGTTCTAAAGCCGCTTCACTCGAAGAAATCCCCTCGGCCCAATGATTCAAATTTCTCAACCAGTAAGGATTGGTTTTATCTAAAAACTCTTTTTTAGCCGCCTGAAAATTTGGCTGGATGTTTTTGTCTTTACTCGCCACTAAAATCTGAAAAATATTGATTAAGCTCTTTAAGCGACCCAGGCCCTCACCAACATCAGCTGGAATATTAACTAAGCTTTTAGCCAAATCCCCTTTCAAAACCGCTTTAATCCAATCAAAATAATTAAGCCGGCTTTCTTGGTTGTTTAAACTAAAAAACTCTTTTAAGCCAATTTTCTTGCCCGGCTGGTACAAAGAAAGCTTTAACAATTCTTGATAAAAATAGGCCGGTTCTTTAGTTTCTAAAGACAAAAAATAATTGATTAAATATCTTTCTAAACTAATCCCCAGATCTTTGGCTAAATCCAGCAAATATCTTTCCCAAGCTTTTATTTGTTTATCTCCGGGTAAAATGAATTCTTTTTTCTCTGCTGTTTTCAATTTTAGGCCGGATTTGGATTTTTTTTCTAAAACAACCACCGCTCTTTCCTCCGAGCTAAAAGAGTTAAGTAAGTTTTCCAACTCCTTTTTTTCTGAAGCGGAAAGTTTTTCAAAACTAAAAATAATCACTTGCTTTTCAGAAAAAATTGAGCCGGTTTGCAAGAACTGCTTCAGATCAGTTAACCAAGTTTCGGTTTCCGG
This genomic window from Patescibacteria group bacterium contains:
- the rpsT gene encoding 30S ribosomal protein S20: MPITKSAKKALRQNKKRRVRNVAKKQKIKALKKEYLSLTKTQDLTRAKEKISQLYKSIDKAAKTKTIHKNKAARLKSRLSKKAVSPKS
- the holA gene encoding DNA polymerase III subunit delta, which translates into the protein MIYYFYGSDWFKAGLEAGKLKTRLVDSGSRAVVLSPETETWLTDLKQFLQTGSIFSEKQVIIFSFEKLSASEKKELENLLNSFSSEERAVVVLEKKSKSGLKLKTAEKKEFILPGDKQIKAWERYLLDLAKDLGISLERYLINYFLSLETKEPAYFYQELLKLSLYQPGKKIGLKEFFSLNNQESRLNYFDWIKAVLKGDLAKSLVNIPADVGEGLGRLKSLINIFQILVASKDKNIQPNFQAAKKEFLDKTNPYWLRNLNHWAEGISSSEAALELKKLLELEAKIKTGRLTVQEGLKIFCLS